A single window of Liolophura sinensis isolate JHLJ2023 chromosome 6, CUHK_Ljap_v2, whole genome shotgun sequence DNA harbors:
- the LOC135468135 gene encoding paired box protein Pax-1-like isoform X1 gives MDFCNVFPVPEQTFGEVNQLGGVFVNGRPLPNPIRLKIVELAQLGVRPCDISRQLRVSHGCVSKILARYKETGSILPGAIGGSKPRVTTPNVVKHIKLYKEKDPGIFAWEIREKLLADGVCDKYNVPSVSSISRILRNKIGSAPLGHCLASPPYHDAKGNAVSAAAAVAAASAPMFNSIYPYSCAAQFPAVPTPHQMQSAQTGALPLGAKPPMSSMSPCMMRAWSSPHTMNNILTFHQNLQQNSGVGPDVMTSVAQNYGHCNYGVQPPMLYLQS, from the exons ATGG ATTTTTGCAACGTTTTCCCTGTTCCAGAGCAAACTTTTGGAGAAGTGAATCAGTTAGGTGGTGTATTTGTGAATGGACGGCCTTTACCTAACCCCATACGTCTGAAGATAGTGGAACTAGCTCAGTTAGGGGTGCGTCCATGTGACATCAGTAGGCAGTTACGGGTCTCCCATGGATGTGTCAGTAAGATACTGGCCCGTTACAAGGAGACGGGATCGATCCTTCCTGGGGCAATTGGCGGAAGTAAACCCAGGGTGACCACGCCAAATGTCGTGAAGCACATTAAACTGTACAAAGAAAAAGATCCCGGGATTTTCGCCTGGGAGATTCGAGAGAAACTTCTAGCCGATGGCGTCTGTGACAAATACAATGTCCCTTCTGTCAGTTCCATCAGCAGGATTCTCAGGAATAAAATCGGGAGCGCACCTTTGGGACATTGCCTAGCTAGTCCGCCATACCATGACGCTAAAGGCAATGCCGTATCGGCCGCTGCCGCTGTCGCTGCCGCTTCAGCCCCAATGTTTAACTCTATCTATCCGTATTCCTGTGCCGCTCAATTTCCCGCTGTTCCGACCCCACATCAGATGCAGTCCGCCCAGACCGGGGCACTTCCCCTGGGAGCCAAACCACCCATGTCCTCCATGTCCCCGTGCATGATGAGGGCCTGGTCTTCCCCTCATACCATGAACAATATTCTGACTTTCCACCAAAACTTACAGCAAAACTCCGGAGTTGGACCGGACGTCATGACAAGCGTGGCTCAAAACTATGGTCATTGTAACTACGGTGTTCAACCGCCCATGTTGTATTTACAGAGCTGA
- the LOC135468135 gene encoding paired box protein Pax-1-like isoform X2: protein MEQTFGEVNQLGGVFVNGRPLPNPIRLKIVELAQLGVRPCDISRQLRVSHGCVSKILARYKETGSILPGAIGGSKPRVTTPNVVKHIKLYKEKDPGIFAWEIREKLLADGVCDKYNVPSVSSISRILRNKIGSAPLGHCLASPPYHDAKGNAVSAAAAVAAASAPMFNSIYPYSCAAQFPAVPTPHQMQSAQTGALPLGAKPPMSSMSPCMMRAWSSPHTMNNILTFHQNLQQNSGVGPDVMTSVAQNYGHCNYGVQPPMLYLQS, encoded by the exons ATGG AGCAAACTTTTGGAGAAGTGAATCAGTTAGGTGGTGTATTTGTGAATGGACGGCCTTTACCTAACCCCATACGTCTGAAGATAGTGGAACTAGCTCAGTTAGGGGTGCGTCCATGTGACATCAGTAGGCAGTTACGGGTCTCCCATGGATGTGTCAGTAAGATACTGGCCCGTTACAAGGAGACGGGATCGATCCTTCCTGGGGCAATTGGCGGAAGTAAACCCAGGGTGACCACGCCAAATGTCGTGAAGCACATTAAACTGTACAAAGAAAAAGATCCCGGGATTTTCGCCTGGGAGATTCGAGAGAAACTTCTAGCCGATGGCGTCTGTGACAAATACAATGTCCCTTCTGTCAGTTCCATCAGCAGGATTCTCAGGAATAAAATCGGGAGCGCACCTTTGGGACATTGCCTAGCTAGTCCGCCATACCATGACGCTAAAGGCAATGCCGTATCGGCCGCTGCCGCTGTCGCTGCCGCTTCAGCCCCAATGTTTAACTCTATCTATCCGTATTCCTGTGCCGCTCAATTTCCCGCTGTTCCGACCCCACATCAGATGCAGTCCGCCCAGACCGGGGCACTTCCCCTGGGAGCCAAACCACCCATGTCCTCCATGTCCCCGTGCATGATGAGGGCCTGGTCTTCCCCTCATACCATGAACAATATTCTGACTTTCCACCAAAACTTACAGCAAAACTCCGGAGTTGGACCGGACGTCATGACAAGCGTGGCTCAAAACTATGGTCATTGTAACTACGGTGTTCAACCGCCCATGTTGTATTTACAGAGCTGA